The Babylonia areolata isolate BAREFJ2019XMU chromosome 24, ASM4173473v1, whole genome shotgun sequence genomic interval ttaaatgttttctgttccacattgttctggaatgtaacaatttgtgttcactgatccccttcaggaggggctacggcctttattgaataaaaatgttcgttcgttctctctctctctctctatctatctatctcactctctctctttctactgtctccccctttctctctctctttgtatatttgtgtgtgtgtgtgtgtgtgtgtgtgtgtgtgtgcgcgcgcgcgcgcgcgcgtgtgcatgattgtgtgtgtgtgtgcatgattgcgtgcgcgcgcgcgcgtgtgtgtgtgtgtgtacgcgcgcgcacgtgagagagagtggagggggggatgaagtgagggttggaggaagagagagtacgTGCGCGTTCAGTTCGTGTTCATGCGTGTATGCATGAACATGTCTTTCAGGTCATCTGATCCGACCACTCTTCCTGTCATTACTGTGAGCTTTCCTCACCCCAcctgtcccttttttttccacagcagGGGAATGCACAGCCGCGGATGCCCCTGTCACGGCCAACGGCCACGTCAGCACTTGGAGACTGACGTCATCGTCTTTGCAAGGTGACGTCAGCTGTGACCAGACCTACATGCTCAGCGCGGACGTGACGCCTCAGGTGGTCTGCCAGCCGGTCATCGGAAGGTGGGCCGTTCTGACGGCCGCCTCCTGCAACAAGTACTCATGGCGGAATTACACGGTAGTACAAGTTGTATTGGTATTGTTGATCATTATGTTGCTGATCGTTAAATTGCGCCTATATTGTTGATCGTTAAATTGCGCCTATGTTGCTGATCGTTGAATAGCGCCTATATTGTTGATCGTTAAATTGCGCCTATATTGTTGATCGTTAAATTGCGCCTGTTGATCGTTGAATAGCGCCTACATTGTTGATCGTTGAATAGCGCCTATATTGTTGGTCGTTAAATTGCGCCTATGTTGTTGATCGTTGAATAGCGCCTATATTGTTGATCGTTGAATAGCGCCTATGTTGTTGATCGTTAAATTGCGCCTATATTGTTGATCATTAAATCGCGCCTATGTTGCTGATCGTTGAATAGCGCCTATATTGTTGATCATTAAATCGCGCCTATGTTGCTGATCGTTGAATAGCGCCTATATTGTTGATCGTTGAATAATGCCTATATTGTTGATCGTTAAATTGCGCCTATATTGTTGATCGTTGAATAGCGCCTATATTGTTGATCGTTGAATAGCGCCTATGTTGTTGATCGTTGAATTGCGCCTATGTTGTTGATCGTTAAATTGCGCCTATATTGTTGATCGTTGAATAGCGCCTACATTGTTGATCGTTAAATTGTGCCTATATTGTTGATCGTTGAATAATGCCTATATTGTTGATCGTTGAATAGCGCCTATATTGTTGATCGTTAAATTGCGCCTATATTGTTGATCGTTGAATAGCGCCTATATTGTTGATCGTTGAATAGCGCCTACATTGTTGGTCGTTAAATTGCGCCTATATTGTTGATCGTTGAATAGCGCCTATATTGTTGATCGTTGAATAGCGCCTATATTGTTGATCGTTAAATTGTGCCTATATTGTTGATCGTTAAATTGCGCCTATGTTGTTGATCGTTGAATAGCGCCTACATTGTTGATCGTTAAATTGCGCCTATATTGTTGATCGTTGAATAGCGCCTATATTGTTGATCGTTGAATAGCGCCTATATTGTTGATCGTTAAATTGTGCCTATATTGTTGATCGTTAAATTGCGCCTATATTGTTGATCGTTGAATAGCGCCTATATTGTTGATCGTTAAATTGTGCCTATATTGTTGATCGTTGAATAGCGCCTATGTTGCTGATCGTTAAATTGTGCCTATATTGCTGATCGTTAAATTGCGCCTACGTTGTTGATCGTTGAATAGCGCCTATATTGTTGATCGTTGAATAGCGCCTACATTGTTGATCGTTAAATTGCGCCTATATTGTTGATCGTTGAATAGCGCCTATATTGTTGATCGTTGAATAGCGCCTATATTGTTGATCGTTAAATAGCGCCTATATTGTTGATCGTTGAATAGCGCCTATATTGTTGATCGTTGAAttgcgcctatcttcggtcagaaacCAAACACAAAtcgctcagttcagttcagttcagttactcaactgGAAGCGTCACAgtgtacggacaaatccatatatgcttcacTACATCTGCAAAGGAGATGcttgatcagcagcgtaacccaacgcgcttggttaggccttgaggggtgaaaacacacacacacacacacacacacacacacacacacacacacacacacacaatgataatcGAAAGTAAATTTTGATATGAAAAGTTGTTTTCTTGCACTTGATTTCCCCCTGTCCATGGTGACAGCACGTGAGAACATGTGTGCAGCCTAGATGAGGAGTCACGCTTCAGGGTCACATTACGGAATGGTgatgaaaataaaagataaaaagaagtgGAAAAATATGAATAGAGCTTGTGCTGTCTATACGATGTTCATCAAACAGTGAAGATCATGGTcaaaatatgcatgtatgtgacacatacatacatacatacatacatacatctaacgTAAGTACTTAAGTATATATAGTACGAGTCACACTTCAGGATCACAACATGGAatggtgataaaaaaaattttaaagaaattgAGAACATTTAATATGAATATGTACGTCCATACATCTATTCATCCATACATCCGGATATCCATACATCCGTACGTACAATACCTAGgtacggaaagaaaagaaacggttGACACTTCCATTCCACTGTTTACAGCCAAAACGCCTGTCTGAAGGAGGCCAGTACTTCCTGCCACGTGCTGCCCACGTGGGCTGGTGTCTGCGACTGAGGGGCACGCCCATGGCGGACACCTTGTAAGTTCTGGATCATACCACGTTAGATACCACGTAAGTTCTGGATGACGTGGAAACCGTTTAGGTTTTGGATCCTAACACTGCAACAGATACCGTGTGAGTTTTTGGATCACTAGTACCACAGCAGAAACCATGTCAGTTAAGGATCGTACAACGACATATATATCGCCTACCATGTAAGTTCTGTATCATTCCATCAGTGGCAGACACTGTGTGAGTTCTAGATCATATAACACAGCAGACACAACTTGAACGCAAATTCATTCATGCTGACCAGCTCACCCTCTGGTCTCGCGGATAACGTTTTCACTACGACCACTCTAAACGCGACGATGACATATGACGATGACAATTACGAAgatggtggtagtagaagtaggcCTACCGGTATTGTTGATCGCTAAATAGCGCCTATCTTCcgtcagaaaacaaacacaaagcacttAGTTCAGGATGGATGGGGATCCTTTTAGGTTTGGGACCACGTGGCAACGCTGTACTTTGTGCGGCTTCATTCCATGGTATATCCCGGCCTCAGTCTGGCAATGGAGATACAGATACAGCTGTGGTGGtctggaaatttgagcaacacttccCGGCAAACACGCTTGCTTAAAAGTGATTGCGGACTTTCGACGGCGTGGTTCCCAGTCTTCCATTTTCAGTTGACCCAATAGCAGGATCAGCATAAGCATAGCATATTCAACTCTGGTGCAGAGTACTAAAAGTTTTCCGCCTTACATTTACCCCATGGGGTGAGTTTGACTGTAACCCAAATTATGTCCCTTGTGGGTTCTTCTGGATCACACTGAGCAGGTTTCCCCCACTGATCTGAAAATACCGTTTACCCCCTCCTGCCACTTCCCcaacatcactcccccccccctaccgccccccatTCCCGCCCCCTTTTTATGCTTAAGTTTTACCCATATTCTTTTTatctatatgtgtgcatgcgtggtgtgtgtatacctatgtgtgcgtgcatgatgatgatgatagtgtgtgtgtgtgtgtgtgtgtgtgtgtggtgtacgggCGCACACGTCCTTTTGTACACTATAGATTAACTAACACTCATTAATCGCGCAAGCAGTCAGTCCAAACTATTTGGAGATCTGTGATTGTCTCATCCGTCGAGAGGGTAAATCCAGTCCGTTACACTGGCGAAGGgccgaaaaatgataataatgatgatgatgatgatgatatggatacagggcctatcctcggtcagagataaGTTCTGAGAGTTTCAGTTACAAATAaggggttatttgcacaacaggctgcctacctgggtagaaccaagTGACGGCTGCTATTGGTcacacatcattcgtttcctgtgtcattcaatcagacttcaggTGGGCACGTACACATTCCCACtcacagacatgtagcattttccgtgtatgatcgttttgtttattttccccgccatgtaggcaaccatactacgtcttcaggggtgtgcatgctgggtatattcttgtttccacaacccaccaaacgctgacatggatcacaggatctttaacgtgcgtatttgatctgcgtgcgtatacacacgaaggagattcaggcacatgcaggtccgcacatgtgttgacctgggagatcgtaaaaatctccaccctttactcaccaggcaccgtcacctaCTGAGAtacgaacccggaaccctcagattgaatgccCAGCGCTTAAActactattgcgcccgtcaacatctCAAACTGATAGGGCTCAACTGACAGCGAACTGCGCCACTATGCCAGGCTGCGTAGGGTGACACGTGAGGTAGGTCATTGCTGGGTCACTGAGGGGTCATGAGGGGTCACTTGCGAACCACGCAGAGTAAAGACTGACAACATTCCTGTTCCACGTTTTACCTGTCACGTGCGGCTCCTGACCTCAGCAGGCAGGCAACTTTCCTTGACtaccaggaggaggaggtgggagagggtgaaAATaggctggagacagacagagacagagagagacagacagacacagacggagagagagacacacacacacagagacagagagagttgaggggaaggtgaagagacagagactgacaagaacaacgaagaacaagaacagacaaaTAGCATGTGTTACTGCAACAAATGCTTGTCTGGAAGGGTaaatatttctgaaaaaaaaagaagttttatttgttgtcgTAGCACCTGCAACACAATATTTACAAGTCTGTGTGCTGCTAGTTCATCCTGTTTCAGAAGATCAGCAAAGCAAAGTCATGACCCTTGTCGAGTCTTTTCTAACACACTGTTACAGCACTGAATTATTGCAGTTTGAAAATAGCTTTTGGAAAACAGTTTACGTTAACTTTAACCAGAGGGTAAAACCAGTCCGTTTCACAGGTCGGTGGGACCGAAAAGTCAATATCTGTGATTGATATAATACAGGTCTACTTACCGCGAACTCCGCCACTATGCCAGGCcctgtaggtgggggtggggggtgggggagttacaCGTGAGGTAGGTCATTGTCGCTGTGTCCGTGCTGGGTCACTGAGAGTTTACTGAGCGGTCACTGACGAACCACGCCAACTGAGTAAAGACTGACCACACTCCTTTTGCCACGTGTCACCTGTCACGTGCGCGCCACTGCATGGGCTCAGCAGCCAAGCAACTTTCCGGCCTTGACTGccagaagaaggagggagggagagggtgaaagtagggctggagagagaggtggttggggagacacacacacacacacacacacacacacagagagagagagagagagagagtttaggggAAAGTgaaaagactgagacagacaaaaaagaacaggaacacacaagtaaacacacacacacacacacacacacacactgggcagagagagagagcaataaacaACCTCAGCAAGAAGTGGGCATTAACATGCTGAACACCGGCATGAAGCCATCATCTTCCGTTCATCCCAGATATAGGCCcagggcagggggaggtgggggtggggggccggggttTGGGGGAcgttggatacttatataacgccctaacgctctaagcgctttacgaacacggagtcatttgcacaacaggctgcctaaactgggtagagctgactgaaaaATCACCCTTTAACTcttttcatacgaacggcgaaagagacgacgttaacagcatttcaccccaattaccatcatcaaaatattgcaagcggaaggctcttatactgaagacgtgaatgttgacaaagaatatcacaattctgacgacggaagctaaaggttgggtcattcagacacccactggacatccgaggggtctgtgtagaggagaagagaggactggccgtactgagtgagttaaccaccagacgccgttaccgagattcgaacccgagaccctcagattgaaagtccaaagctttaactaCTCAGCTATGCGCCTGTCGCTATGTTACTGGCGGTCAGCGTGAATCCAAACTTCAAAGTGaggctgtactgtgctgtgccatgaCACTGAGACCAGGATCAGTCGTCAGTCATGCTGCCGTGGTATGTTGCAGTATATTTTGTCGCCGCCGGGCATATATTTCAGTGTCGCCGTCGACAATGATTCTTTGCAACTAATATCTCTACTAAAACAACTTCCgacgaacaaacttgaccttaagggtgtaggcgccaatatGTCGTTTAACTCCAAATCCATCTGATTCTGTGCTGATCCTCGCGGTATATGTTGTCGCATGTGGCACATAATTGTCGACGGCGACGATTTATGTCGAGagtgtcacaacaacaacaacaacaaaaattgactGCACGGGCGAAAAGATGATTATGCCGGCAACAAAATACAATTGACAAAATGTGTCTTGAGTCTCGGAAATTATTATCGCCGTCGACACTTGATATATGCCCTGCCGCAACACGGTCCCAGCCAACGCTTGTATAACTTCACCGCTGAAGCCCACTGTGTATGAATGACTGCGTCAGTACACGCTTGGCACAACCCAAAGCAATTTGTGACTTACCGTTATCATTACTCGGTGAAATAGTTCTTTCATTCTAAACATTGACATACTCCGGCATCCGCTTGGCGTCAATCATGTAGACATCATTTCGCTAATGGTCACTTCAGAATGACACAGTTCAAAACTAAGGAAGCTCATTTTAAGTGCGTTCGTTATACGCTTAATTTGTAATGGAGAATCATGTAATACGTTAGGAAATGTATGTgggtgcgtgtatgcatgtatctatgtatgtatgtatgtgagtctgCATGTGAATaagtcttcaattttacgtctttccactctaagcgatgtgtgtgtgtgtgtgtgtgtgtgtgtgtgtgtcagtgcgcgcacGAGCGTGATGTGGTTCCAGAATAAAAGTTTACAGCTCAGCACTGCGAACACTGAAGATTGAATAATTATGTCACAAGCAATTAACCGGCTTTCATCACTGGATAGCCactgccaccccacccacccacccctcctccccgcctctcccCAATTTGTTTCAGATTTTGGTTGGTATTGAAGACCGCTTCTGGAGACATACCACTGCAAGTGGACGTATATTTCAAATATAAGATGTGGAGAATGGCGGCTCTGATGAACAGCAGGCTGCACGGCATATGGAGTGTGTCAGGAGTGATCCTGTCCCACCCTTTCCCACCATTCCCCTTTGCGACGGGGGTCCCATTCGAAGTCGTAATCACCGCGACGTCTCCGTATTTATTTGAAGTAAGTGTTGTTGAAGCTTCTGtctttgttccttcttcttcttttatttcatttgtgtgtgtgtgtgtgtgtgtgcgtgtgtgttggggctcatgtacgtttatgtgtatttgactgtgctttcatatctgtgaaactgcatgtttggtgcatatctgttatgcatgtgtgggtgtatgtgtgaatgtgtgtcttcatgttttacatttatttgcttatttttatcatcattgttgtcttttttatttatttatttatttatttactgttactactactactactactacctttttaaaattataattattatttatttatttacttatttatgtacgcttatctattatttattcaccttttttttctcaaggcctgactaagcgcgttgggttatgctgctggtcaggcatctgcttggcagatgttgtgtagcgtatatggatttgtccgaacgcagtgacgcctccttgagctactgaaactgaaattgaaacttcttttattattattttttttttttattcattgcttTCTTTGTcgcctttccttttctttctgggttttttttgtttttttgtttttttttgttttttttctccttcttttcttttcatatctttcttttttatctttttttctttctttttttttcttcattttgctCATTGCTGTCTCTGTCGACAGCTTTAAAGTTATATATAATGCGAGgaaattctttccttctttgctgGCAAACAGCAAAGTACAGGAGAACTGAACAATTTCTTGGCAAGGCTTGCACTACACTTTCCTTCAGCAACAGGCTTCAGTGCTGCTCACTTTTAGGTGAAAGAAATAAACTAGTAAATGACATAACATAACATAGCATAACatagcataacataacataacataaaggTATCCATTCATACAGCTTTTTCTTTACGTCGGCCAGTCTTTTtgaaagtcttcttttttttttttcttcttctttctttcttttttttctacataatgcttttgcttcattttcatcttttctttttcttttttttctttttctttttgtttcagtgtACGTTACTTTCACATCTAATACAATAGCATAACTGTGACTGAAGTTCAGTAATAAGTCGAATGCATGTGAAGTGTCTTTGGTTTGtcaggctgtttttttttttctcttgtctatCGTCATTCTTTTAGTGCTTCTGTCTGTCCCACCACCGTCGTCGTCCTCCATGAAGAAATATTGGTGACGATAACAACAAAAgtaacgctgctgctgctgctgatgatgatgatgattttatttcTCCCAAGGTCCATGTGGATGGGAAAATCTACGGAGCACTACCGTCGCTGATAAATGTTCAGGACGTCACCGAGTTCTTTTTCGACGGCCACGTACGGATTGAATTCCTGGATCTGTGGTGTTAGATTTCTGTGTCAGCTCTGCATCTAGATCTGACATGTAGTTCCAAATACAATCATGCTGTGCTGAATCACACCAGTCTCTGGAACATATGGAAATCACGCCATGGATTGTAACCTTCAGTGCACCGGTGATTGTGAATATGAATATTATATCAAAGTCTTCAATGTCCTGAAATCATTGCTGTCACCAGTCCGCAAGGAACTACAAGTAAGCTTAACTCTAATGAAAGGACAGACTGCTGGTACTGTCTGAGAATGTAAGATACCAATGCAGCGATAATCATGTCCTGCCTGACGAAATCAATTTTCTCTTTTAATTTCACAGTCGGAAACAATTACTGAAACTAGATTTTAAAGAAAATCCTACTTCagctggagtgatggtctagaggtaacgcgtccgcctaggaagcgagagattctgagcgcgctggttcgaatcacggctcagctgccgccggatattttctccccctccactggaccttgagtggtggtctggacgctagtcattcggatgagacgataaaccgaggtcccgtgtgcagcatgcacttagcgcacgtaaaagaacccacggcaacaaaagggttgctcctggcaaaattctgtagaaaaatccacttcgataggaaaaacaaataaaagtgcacgcaggaaaaaatacaaaagaatgggtggcgctgtagtgtagcgacgcgctctccctggggagagcagccctaatttcacacagagaaatctgttgtgataaaaagaaatacaaatttatacaacaaatacaaatgttcTCAACTGATAAACTGGTTCCGCAAAGAAACAATTTTAACTTTACGAAGGTATTGACGTCAAATGTGCAAGAGGACAATTAAAGAgtttttattgtttctctctctctctgtgcgtgtgtgtgtttgtttgtttgttgtgtgtgtgtgtgtgtgtgtgtgtaactctgcaGTCACTTTCAGACACTCTCACTCCActgagtgtgatgtgatgtataaTGCAGTTGACAGAGCAAGCCGAGGATtgtaaaagggaaagaaaaacaaaactttcttcgcatacattttcaaacacacacacacacacacacacaccacacacacacacacacatcaattaagAGAAcaaagctttttctttttctttttgaattaatTAATTCCTTTACAAAGTATTTGGACCACATTAGGACAGACTCTACAAATAAATTGGACAGATCTTTTATTTGAAACAACCTTCACCAAGTATTTGGATCAAGTAATGGGCCATCCatgacagattaaaaaaacaaaacaaaaaagaaaaaaaaagaaaagaaacatgaaaaaaacttTTGTGTCAAATACAAATAATTCTTTACCGAGTAACCGGACATGTATTCCTATCTGAttccaacaacagaacaaaagtgACAAGGTTTCCATTGGAAATCAATCTTTTGCCAACTATCGAAACCAAATATTAGGAcagtcaaataaaataaaattttgctACAAGGTTTCCATTTGAAACCAATCTTTCGCCAATAATCGAAACCAATTATTAGGGcagtcaaatgaaataaaattttgctAACAGCCTAGCCGACTGCAAGGATCCGTTTCAGGGATGAACATGTTGATGTTCTTAAAAACTAGTTGCAGggaacttttaaaaaaaacaaaaaaaaaaaaaaaaaaacccaacagcaacaaaaacaacaaaatgttattatcttcattttcacgtgagattgtgttgattcttcaattattgtatttttttatgaatttttgaaattctGGGTATTGCGAAATCTGAGGGGATACCAGTGTCTATGTATCTAGGGAACTTCTGGAAATGAAGGTGAGACTTATGGCTGGGGCGATACTGTCAGCACAGTTCTTTAGCACTGTGTTTTGGGATGCTGTCTGGGcctgaggctgtgtgtgtgtgtgtgtgtgtgtgtgtgtgagagagagagagagagagagactgagagagagagagaaatctttgTTCGAATAAACAGAGGCATTAAtcattcgttaaaaaaaaaaagaaaaaaaaagtaatagtaaaaaaaacaactaaacaaataaaaatgaaaattataCTACTAACACtattaccaataataataataataataatgtagccgtgttataataataataattcttcggGAACCGTCTGTGTTCAAGTGAATATGCGCCACTAGGTTATCAGACGTATGAAATATGTTCATGCGATAAGCACGCATAGTCAccagttgtcacacacacacacgcgcgcgcgcgcagaaagagagaggagagagactggagagagagagagagagagagagagagttgaatatacggttgaactgaactgaattgaatagatttcattttctgagggtaatagataagcaagacaatgcttttcttttcttcatccaaccctcgaaggggaaacagcaACATAAAATAAGGAGGGGAATCTTCATATCAGTGCAGCATCGATGCATATCAGTCATAACTAAGTCACGGAttcatgaatggtaatttgacactGATTTGCAACACtacatagaggagaataagaggagcgATATATTAGgggaccagacagagagagagagagagacagagggagagacagagggagattaataataataataatggatgcttaagcggcacactatccagaaatctgctctaggtgctttacaaaacacttttgttaaccgataacacattacatcaatgttacatacacacatcagaatcacggtgactacacacacaaacacacacacacacacacacacacacacacacacacacgcactgtgacacacacacacacacaaacaccggctgcatacatacatatatcgactagtaacagctaccctcaacacatagaGAGTATAAAACATGAAAATTGATATTGGTAAGATACTGATTAAGCAATAAAACAAATCCAAACTGAAATAAGCATGCAAATGTCATAAAAAGAACAGTGATAGAAATGATGCCATTGCAAAAACGTGTATGCCGCGCACATTCGCGAAAACCGTATGTAAGATTATCATTATTCAGTAGACGAATAAAAGAGGGATGGGGAACTgactggtgtgggtgtgggtgtgggtgtgtgtgtgccgtgccacgatgtgtgtgtgtttgtgtgtgtgtgtttgtgtgtgtgtgaagagagaggggataatagacaaagaacgagagagaaagagagagagagagaggggggggtggggggcggcaggTATATAGAACGACTAAAattaatgagagggagagaggcgataTCAATCCAAGTATAGATAATAATCATGCCAAACTCAGGCtaaaactacagagagagagatagagagagagagagagagagagcatacaaccGAAACAAAACATATGCACATTAAAACGCCATTGTGAGTTTCGCCAGACTGCAGTACCTCTTGACCTGCTGCCAGCTCAGGCTGAAGCGTGTTCTTGCACGTGATGAGAGTTATTTATAGTTCTTGCACGTGATGAGAGTT includes:
- the LOC143298612 gene encoding uncharacterized protein LOC143298612, giving the protein MDGHGPVMSRTLATLLLTMVISDVTAAVEATASSSSSSVTWGVITQQTVTSALKNTSRARGGLGCVSECQQMMGCGSAAFDSPANVCYLQPTHRHFTEGDAGPPLSVFVINSAGECTAADAPVTANGHVSTWRLTSSSLQGDVSCDQTYMLSADVTPQVVCQPVIGRWAVLTAASCNKYSWRNYTPKRLSEGGQYFLPRAAHVGWCLRLRGTPMADTLFWLVLKTASGDIPLQVDVYFKYKMWRMAALMNSRLHGIWSVSGVILSHPFPPFPFATGVPFEVVITATSPYLFEVHVDGKIYGALPSLINVQDVTEFFFDGHVRIEFLDLWC